The following coding sequences lie in one Haematobia irritans isolate KBUSLIRL chromosome 3, ASM5000362v1, whole genome shotgun sequence genomic window:
- the Ubqn gene encoding ubiquilin: MAEGGNRRILVNVKTPKEKKMIEVDEDSGIKDFKALVAEKFEAEPEQLVLIFAGKIMKDTDTLQTHNIKDGLTVHLVIKAKTRSGEPAQRAPADVRQTPFGLNTLGGLSGMEALGAGSGTFMDLQARMQSELMNNSDMLRTMLDNPMVQQMMNNPDVMRQLITSNPQMQDLMQRNPEISHMLNNPELLRQTMELARNPSMLQELMRSHDRALSNLESVPGGYNALQRIYRDIQEPMMNAATESLSRNPFAGLVDNGSGNNPQMGTENREPLPNPWGGRGNASGTGSGANNPDLPPRGVLNTPAMQSLLQQMSENPSLMQNLLNAPYTRSMFEAMNQDPDMASRLLSTSPLLANNPQLQDQVRQMMPQFLAQMQNPEVMNMLSNPEAINAIMQIQQGMEQLRSAAPGLVGSLGVPPAPPGNTNADTNTTNTTTNSTATDRPATAPGGGPNAQLFNDFMTRMLNGMTTTADNTQPPEVRYQSQLEQLAAMGFGNREANLQALIATFGDINAAVERLLSLNQLSLS; encoded by the exons ATGGCCGAAGGTGGAAACCGAAGAATATTGGTTAATGTAAAAACcccaaaagaaaagaaaatgattGAAGTGGACGAAGATTCTGGAATCAAGGAT TTCAAAGCTTTGGTGGCCGAAAAGTTCGAAGCTGAACCGGAACAGCTGGTTTTGATTTTTGCCGGTAAAATAATGAAGGATACCGACACTCTGCAAACACACAACATCAAGGATGGCCTAACAGTGCACTTGGTCATTAAGGCCAAGACACGTAGTGGCGAGCCCGCGCAACGTGCACCGGCCGATGTACGTCAAACACCTTTTGGTCTGAACACTTTAGGTGGTCTCTCTGGCATGGAAGCCTTGGGTGCTGGCTCGGGAACTTTTATGGATTTGCAGGCTCGCATGCAAAGTGAACTTATGAATAATAGCGATATGTTGCGTACCATGCTGGATAATCCCATGGTCCAGCAAATGATGAATAATCCCGATGTAATGCGTCAATTGATCACATCAAATCCCCAAATGCAAGATCTAATGCAACGTAATCCTGAGATTTCTCATATGTTGAATAATCCTGAGTTATTGCGCCAAACTATGGAATTGGCAAGAAATCCTTCGATGTTACAAGAGTTGATGCGCTCACACGATCGTGCTTTGTCCAATTTGGAATCGGTTCCTGGTGGCTATAATGCCTTGCAGCGAATCTATCGCGATATTCAGGAGCCAATGATGAATGCAGCAACAGAATCATTGTCACGCAATCCATTTGCGGGGCTTGTGGATAATGGAAGCG GAAACAACCCACAAATGGGTACAGAAAATCGTGAACCCTTGCCAAATCCATGGGGTGGACGTGGCAATGCCTCTGGAACTGGCTCAGGTGCTAATAACCCCGATTTGCCTCCACGCGGTGTCCTCAATACACCTGCTATGCAAAGTCTTTTGCAGCAAATGTCGGAAAATCCTTCTTTAATGCAAAATCTTTTGAACGCTCCCTACACACGTTCAATGTTTGAAGCTATGAATCAAGATCCCGATATGGCATCACGTCTCCTAAGCACTAGTCCTCTATTGGCCAATAATCCTCAATTGCAGGATCAAGTACGTCAGATGATGCCACAATTTTTGGCTCAAATGCAAAATCCCGAAGTTATGAATATGCTTTCAAATCCTGAAGCAATTAATGCAATCATGCAAATACAACAGGGTATGGAACAATTGAGATCTGCTGCTCCTGGTTTGGTTGGCTCATTGGGGGTACCTCCAGCTCCGCCAGGCAATACTAATGCTGATACCAACACCACAAATACCACAACCAATTCAACGGCAACAGACAGACCTGCTACAGCACCAGGTGGTGGCCCTAATGCCCAGCTATTCAATGATTTTATGACTCGCATGTTAAATGGTATGACAACAACAGCCGATAACACTCAGCCACCCGAAGTTCGCTATCAATCTCAATTGGAACAATTGGCAGCCATGGGTTTTGGTAATCGTGAAGCAAATTTACaag CATTGATTGCCACTTTTGGGGACATAAATGCAGCTGTTGAACGACTGTTATCGCTAAATCAATTGTCCTTAAGTTAA